CGCCCAATAATCCCGCTCGCTGGCCGGGGCTACCCCCGGAAAATCGCCCCATCGGCCCTGCATATCGGCGATGAGCTGGCAGTGCAGGTGCGGCGGCCAGTCGCCGTTTTCGGGGTAGGGGCCGACGTGGGCAAATACCTGCCCGGCGGCCAGCGCCTGCCCGGCGGCCAGCCCCGGCAGGTCGGTGCGGGTGAGGTGGCCGTAGAGGCTAAAGAAGGTAACGCCTTCCAAATCATGCTGTAAGATGACGGTCGGGCCGTAGTCGCCGAAATTAGTATTATCGGCCAGGCTATGCACCACGGCGGGCAGCGGGGTAGCCACGGGCGTGCCGGCCGGCACCCACACGTCGACGCCCAGGTGCAGCGAGCGCGGCGCGGTCACGTCGTCAAAGTGCGGGCTGCGGCGGTAGATGACGCGGTTTTCGAGATAGCCGCCGATGCCAATGGTGGCTTGCTGCTCGGTGAGCATATCGCGCACCAGCGCATCAAAAACGGCTGTGTCGCGCAGGCGCTCGGGGTGGCTGAGGCGCGGGTTGGCGGCGGTAAAATCGAGGCGAGCCACGCCGGGGCCGGCCAGTGAGCAGGAGGGTAGAATGGGGGCGAAAGTGGGCCGGTGCCGGGCCAGTAGGGGGGGTAGGGAAGCCATCGGCGGGCGAAGCTAGGGCCGGCAGGCTAAAACCCTACCCCCCTCCAAACCGGTTACGTAAACTTCACCCGCCACGCCCGCCGTAAATTTGTCCGCTTACTTATCGTTGCCCTATGTCGTCGTATCTGACGCTCACCGTCGTTGCCCTCACCCCGGAAACCCCGGATACCGTTACCATTCACTTGCAGCGGCCTGATGGCCAGACTGTTCCCAGTCAGCCTGGCCAGTTTCTGACCCTGCTCGTGCCCTGCGGCACGGCTGGTGGCCGGCCCGAGCGCCGCGCCTACTCGCTCAGCAGCACCTCTGCCGATGCCCCCCGCCTGTCCGTGACCGTGAAGCGCGTGACGAACGGTCTGGTCAGTAATTATCTACTTGATAACGTGCGGGTAGGGCAGCAGTACGAAGCCCTACCCCCCCTCGGCAACTTTGTGGTGCAGCCCAGCCCCAAGGCGGCGCGCTCGCTGGTGCTTATCGGGGCCGGCTCGGGCATCACGCCGCTCATGAGTATGCTCAAGGCCGTGCTGGCCAAGGAGCCACAGAGCCACGTGCTGCTTATTTATGGCAACCGTAACGAGAACTCGGTTATTTTTAAAGACCAGCTGGCGCAGCTCGAAGCTAGCAGCTGGGGCCGCCTGCAAGTGGAGCACGTGTATAGCCAGCCGCTGCACCCTACTAGCCCGCACCAGCACACCGGCCGCCTCAACCGCACCACTATTTTGCGCGTGCTGGAGCAGCGTCACCAGTTTCCGGCCCCGCAGGCGGAGTACTACTTCTGCGGCCCCGAGGGCCTGATGGCCGAGGCCCAGGCCGCCCTGGAATTGCTGCAAGTGCCCGCCAGTCGCATCCGCCGCGAGAGCTTCGTGGCTGCCGCCGATGCGGCCGAGGCCGGCGACGCGCACGGTGACTCGCTGGCTGGCCCCAACGACGGCCCCGTGACCGAGCGCACCGTTACCATTCAGTACGAAGGGAGCGAATACAAGCTGGTAGTGCCCGCCAAAACGACCATTCTCGACGCGGCGCTGGACCAGGATATCGACCTGCCCTATTCGTGCCAAGCCGGCGTGTGCACGGCCTGCCGCGGCAAGTGCCTCAGCGGCAAGGTGCACCTCGACGAGCGCGAGGGGCTGTCTGATGCCGAACTGGCTAAAGGCTATATTCTGACCTGCGTGGCCCACCCGCTGACGGCCGACGTGGTAATTGAAATTGGCTGATAATCAGCGCTGATTATAAGTAATAAAGCGCGGGTTAAATAACTTCCTAACAAATTATTCGGACTGCTTGTCTCTAGTTACGTAATTTGCTTATTATGGTGATTTCTGAGCTTGACATTCCAGCTGCTTCGCTGGCCACCGACACCGCCCGCCCGCCCCGCCACTACCTGCCCGAGGAATTTGAGGTGACCGACTGGGCGGCGTTGGAGCCTTTTTTTCAGGAATTAGAGCACCGTGCTGTGGCTGATGCGGGTACGCTGGAACGCTGGCTGCTCGACCGCTCGGAGCTGGAATCGGTGCTCAGCGAGGACCTGGCTTGGCGCTACATCCGCATGACCTGCGACACCCAGGACGAGGGCCGGGCCGAGGCGTTTCAGTTTTTTGTGCAGGAGGTAGAGCCCCGCATCGCGCCCTACGACCATGCCCTCAACGAAAAGCTGCTCGCCAGCCCCCACCTGCCCGCGCTGAGCCAGGCGCGCTACGGCGTATTTCTACGCTCGGTGCGCCGGGCTTCGGAGATTTACCGGGAGGAAAATATTACCCTCAAAACCGAGATTTCGACCAAGCAGCAGCAGTACGCCGCCACCGCGGGAGCCATGACCGTGACCCTCGACGGCGAGGAGCTGACGCTGCCCCGCGCCGCCGACCGCCTCAAGAGCCTGAGCCGGCCGGTGCGCGAACAAGCCTGGCGCGCCATTCAGGACCGCCGCCTGCGCGATAGCCAGCCGCTGGACCACCTCTTTACCGAGCTAGTGGGCCTGCGCCACCAGGTGGCGCTGAACGCGGGCTTCGCTAACTTCCGCGACTACATGTTTGCCGCGCTGGGCCGCTTCGACTATACTACCGAAGACTGCTTTGACTTCCACGCGGCCATCGCGGCCACGGTGGTACCGCTCATCAGTGAGTTTGACGAGGCGCGCCGCCGCGACTTGCAGCTGCTAACGCTCCGGCCCTGGGACCTCGACGTGGACCCCAGCGGCCAGCCGCCGCTACACCCGTTCCAGACCGGGGCCGAGCTGCTCGAAAAAACCGTGACCGTGTTTGAGCGCCTCGACCCTTTCCTGGGCGATTGCCTGCGCACGATGCGCCAAATGGGCCACCTCGACCTGGAAAGCCGCAAGGGCAAAGCCCCCGGCGGCTATAATTACCCGCTGGACGAAACCGGCGTGCCATTTATTTTTATGAATGCCACCTCGTCGTTGCGCGATGTGGTGACGATGGTGCACGAGGGCGGCCACGCCGTGCACTCGTTTCTCACCCGCCGCCTACCCCTCTCCGCTGACAAGCACCCGCCGAGCGAGGTGGCCGAGCTGGCTTCGATGAGCATGGAGCTGATGAGCATGGACCATTGGGACGTGTATTTTGAAGACCCCGCCAACCTGCGCCGGGCCAAGAAAACGCATCTTGAAGGCGTGCTCGAAACCTTCCCCTGGGTAGCCACCATCGATAAGTTTCAGCATTGGGTATACGAGCACCCGGCCCATACCGAAGCCGAGCGCCACCAGCGGTGGACCGAGATTTTTGCGGAGTTCAACCAGCGCAGCGTGAGCTGGAGTGGCCTGGAGCAGTTTCGCCCTACCCTCTGGCAAAAGCAGCTGCACCTCTACGAGGTGCCGTTTTACTATGTCGAGTACGCGATGGCGCAGCTCGGGGCCATCGCCGTGTGGCGCAATTTCCGGCAAGACCCCGCCGCCGCGCTGGCTGGCTACCAGCGGGCGCTGGCCCTGGGCTACACCGTGCCCATCGGTGAAGTGTACGCAGCCGCTGGTATTCGCTTCGACTTCAGCACCGAGTACCTGCGGCAGTTAGCCGACTTTGTGCGCGAGGAAATGGCCAGCTTGTAGTTTCAACAAAAGGTTATTGTCCTTGCCGCGCTGCGCTCGCAAGGACAATGACCTTTATTACCACTTATGCTCACCATTCCCGTTCTCAATTCCTCCCGGCACCCGCTGCCGGAATACCAAACTGCGCACGCCGCCGGCCTCGACTTGCGGGCCAATTTGCCGGGCGGCTCTGTGCAATTAGGGCCGCTGGAACGGGCGCTGGTTCCTACCGGCCTTAGCCTGGCCCTACCCCCCGGCTACGAGGCGCAGGTGCGCCCACGCAGCGGCTTGGCTTATAAGCACGGCATCGGCATCGTGAATAGTCCCGGTACCATCGATGCCGACTACCGGGGCGAGATTAGTGTGCTGCTAGTCAACCTTTCCAACGAGGAGTTTACCGTGCGCGACGGCGAGCGCATTGCCCAGCTGGTAGTGGCCCGTCACGAAACCATTGCGTGGCAGCCCGCCGAGACCCTCACCGAAACCGCCCGCGGCACCGGCGGCTACGGAAGCACGGGCTTATAAAGAGTAGTGATTAACGTTTAGTGATTAGTGTCGTTCAACGAGTAAGTAGCACAACCCTAATCCCTAAACGCTAATCTCTAGATTAATGCGCTACCGTGCCGGCGGCGCGCTGGCGGGCGATAATTTGCAGATTGCCGCCGGCAGTGTTAAGCTTCTGGCTCAGCTCACGAATTTTGTCGCCGGTGCCTTCGAAGCTGTGGATAGGTAGGGCGGCGCGAGCGGTGAGGTCGGCCAGCTTTTGGAACGATGCGCCCATTGCGCCGGGGTCGTTGCGCTGAATGTGGCCGTTGAGCAGGTCGAGTTCGGCGACAACGAGGCGCACGGCCGCGTTGTCGCTGCCACTTAGCAGCTCGTGCCAGTGGCTCACTTGCTGCTGGCCCGTGGCGGGGTCTTGCACAAAGCCGTTATTGACGGTGGCGTACAGGGCCTGAACGCTGGATTCGATTTCGGAGATAAAGTTCATGACGCAAAAGTAAGATGCCACTCCCCTAACGCGGTTGGCCGGCGGGCGGTTATGGCGCACGGCGCGTTTAAGCAGAAGCGGTAGCACCTTTGCGGCCGGGGGTAGGGGCAGAGTCGTCCCTACCCCCCGGCCTCCCTACAACGACCAGCTTCAGCTTGCTACAATGAATCTTATTACCCTCGCTGACCTGCACCAGGCGCAGCAGCGGCTGCGCGGCCTGGCCCGGCGCACGCCCCTGCTGCCCTTCGACCTGCCCGAGCTGGGCGGCGAGCAGGTGTACCTGAAGCCTGAAAGCCTGCAACTCATCGGCTCGTTCAAGATTCGCGGGGCCGGCAACCGCCTCATGGCCCTCACCGCGGCCGAGCGGGCGCGCGGCGTGCTGGCCTACAGCAGCGGCAACCACGCGCAGGGCGTGGCCTTCGCGGCGCGGCAGCTGGGCCTGCGCGCCACCATCGTGATGCCCACCAACGCGCCACGGGTCAAAATTGACGCTACCCGCGCCCTAGGGGCCGAAGTGGTGCTCTACGACCCGGCCCACGAAAAGCGCGAGGCCGTGGCCGCTCGCCTGCTGGCCGGGGCCGCCGCGCCGCCCGTGCTGGTGCCGCCCTTCGACGATGCTTACGTGATAGCCGGCCAGGGCACCGTGGGCCTGGAAATATTCGAGGACCTGCCGGCCGTGGACTTGGTGCTGACGCCCGTGGGCGGCGGCGGCCTGCTGGGCGGGGTAGCCGCCGCCCTCAAGCTGCTGAAGCCCAGCGTGAAAATTATCGGCGTGGAGCCCGAGCTGGCCGCCGATGCCCAGGCATCGTGGCGCAGCGGCCGGGTAGTGGAGTGGCCCGCCGCCGACACCAACCGCACGCTGGCCGACGGCGTGCGTACCCTGGCCGTGAGCGAGCTGACGCTGGCTCACCTACGCCAGTACGCCGACGACATCGTGACCGTGAGCGAGGCCGAGCTGCGCGCCGCCGCCCGCCGCCTACTCCTGGAAGCCCGCCTGGTAGTGGAGCCTACCGCCGCCCTGCCGCTGGCCGCGCTGCTGCGCCACCGCGCTGCCCTACCCCCCAGCCAGCACACGGTACTCGTGCTCACGGGCGGCAACGCCGACCCGGCCACGCTGGCGGAGTTGTTAGCCACCTAAAAATTTAAGCCGGGGTAGGGATGGGGCGAAGTTCAATTGCATCTTTGCCCGACCAGACCAGCCAACCGATTCGGCCTAAAGAGAGTAAGACTACATTAAGTACTTTCTGAAAAGAAAACACCTTCCACCCAATTTCACATATGAAAATCATCGTCCCGATGGCGGGCATGGGTAAGCGGATGCGCCCGCATACGCTCACCGTACCCAAACCCCTGATTCCAATTGCCGGCAAACCCATTGTGCAGCGCCTGGTCGAAGACATTGTGCGCGTCTGCAACGAGCCGGTGGATGAGGTTGCCTTCATCATTGGCCGCTTCGGGGCCGCCGTGGAAAAAAGCCTGAAAGCCATCGCCGAATCGGTGGGGGCCAAGTGCAGCATCTACTACCAGGACGAGGCGCTGGGCACCGCCCACGCCATTTTGTGCGCCCAGGATTCGCTGCACGGCCCGCTGGTAGTGGCCTTCGCCGATACGCTATTTAAGGCTGATTTCAAGCTCGATAGCTCGGTGCCCGGTACTATTTGGGTGCAGAAAGTGGACGACCCCCGGCCCTTCGGCGTGGTGAAGCTCAACGAGCAGGGCCAGATTACGGAGTTCGTGGAGAAGCCCGAAACCTTCGTCTCGGACCTGGCCATTATTGGTATCTATTACTTCCAGGATGGCGAATATTTGAAACGCGAGCTGCAATACCTGCTCGACAACGACATCAAAGACAAGGGCGAGTACCAGCTCACCAACGCCTTGGAAAACATGAAAAACAAGGGCACTGTCTTCGTGCCCGGCCAGGTCACGGAGTGGCTCGACTGCGGCAACAAGGATGCGACCGTGCATACCAACCAGCGCTACCTCGAATACCTGAAGGAGCGTGGTGAAAAGCTGGTAGCCGACTCGGCCAAAATCACCAACTCGGTAATTATCGAGCCGGTCTACATTGGCGAAAACGCAGTGATTACTAATTCGGTAGTGGGCCCGCACGTGTCGCTGAGCGCCAAGGCGGTAGTCGAAGACTCGCGCCTGGCCAACTCCATCGTGCAAAGCGAGGCCACCGTGCGCCACGCCAACGTGGCCAATTCCATGATTGGCAACAGCGCCAGCGTGACGGGCAAGCCCGCCGACCTGAGCGTGGGTGATTTTAATACCCTGCGCGTGTGATAAGTTGACGTGCTGGCGCGTTACTGAGCGGCGCGGCTCCCGGTGGGGGCCGCGCCGTTTTCGTGCGGCGGCTCCGTACATTCGCGGGTAGAGTAGGTTGATTAGTTAGTGACGTTATGCGATTTATACTTATGCGCTCATTTATTGGTAGTTTGCTAATGGTAGGGGCCCTGGCTGGGCCCGGCTGGGCGCAGGGCATTGAGCCGGGCATGGAGGGTAGGACGCCCCCCGAAGTGACCCCCGCCAAGCTCACGCGTAAGGAGCGGCGCGAGCTGGCCCAGCGCGTGGAAATCGAAGCTAAAAAGGTGGCCGCCCGCCCACCGCTTTCGCCCAAAGAGCGCGAGCTGAGCGAAGCGCTCTACACCGACGGTGTGAAGTATGTCATCTTGGAAGACTACCCCAAGGCTCTGGAGCGGCTGCTGAAAGCCTACACCCTGATGCCCGACAACGCGGCCGTTAATTACAAGCTGGCCGAGGCTAACTTGCTGAGCGGTAACCTGCGCGATGCCACCGGCTACGCCGAGGCCGCCGTGAAGCTCGACGCGAAAAACCCGTATTACTATCTGCTGCTGGCCCAGACGCAGGCCAGCCAGAAGCAGTACGAGGCCGCCACCGCCACCTACGCCAGCCTGGTGCAGCAGGTGCCCAACTCGGGCTCCTACCTCTTCCAGCTTGCCGACCTGTACCTGGCCCAAAACAAGCTGCCCGAAGCCCTGGCGACCCTCGACAAAGCCCAGCAGCAGTTCGGCAGCCTCGACGAGATTGCCTTTAAAAAGCAGCAGATATACCTGCGCCAGAACAACCTGCCGTTGGCGCTTAAGGAGGGCGAAACCCTTATTGCGGCCAACCCCAGCGAGCCGCGCTTCGTGCTGGCCCAGGCCGAGATGTATGCCGCCAATAACCGCCTGTCCGATGCCATTCGGGTGGCCGAGCAGGCGTTGCACCTCGACCCCGGCAACCCCCAGGCCCGCCTGATACTGGCCGACGTGTATCGCCAGCAAAACCAGCCCGCTGAGGTAGAAAAGCAGCTGCGCCTGGCCTTCGACAGCCCGGCGCTCGACGTGGACCAGGAGGTGCGTATTCTGGTGGGCTACCTCAAGCAGCTGCCCGACCCCAAAATCGCGCCTCTCGCCCACGACCTGGCCATTGCGACCATCCGCAACCATCCCCGCGAGGCCAAGGCCTACAACGTGGCCGCCGACGTGCAACTGCAAACCGGCCACAAAAAGGAAGCCCGCAACACCTACCTCAAAGCCCTGCAATTTGATAAGTCGAAGTTTCAAACCTGGCAGCAGGTGGTGCTACTCGATGCCGAGCTGAGCCAGACCGACTCGCTGCTCGTGCACAGCGACCGGGCCCTCGAATTATTTCCCAACCAGGCCCCGCTGTGGTTTTACAATGGGGTAGGGCGCCTGCTCAACAAGCAGCCCCAGCAGGCCGTGCAGGCCCTGGAGCACGGCCGCCGCCTGGCCGCCGGCAACCTGGAGCAGCAAAGCCAGTTCGACGCGCAGCTCGGCGATGCCTACCAGGAATTGAAAGAGTATGCCAAGTCGGATGCCGCCTACGACGCGGCCCTCACCGCTGACCCCAACAACTACGGCGTGCTCAATAACTACAGCTACTACCTGAGCCTACGGGGCGAAAAGCTCGACAAGGCTAAGGAGATGGCGGGCCGCACGGTGGCTAAATTTCCCGACAACGATACCTACCTCGATACCTACGCCTGGGTGCTCTACAAGCAGAAAGACTACGCCGGCGCGCGCCCAAGTCTGGAAAAAGCTGCCAAGACCAGCAAGGACGCAAGTATCCTGGAGCACTATGGCGACGTACTGTGGCAGCTCGGCGACCACGCCGGGGCCGTAGCGGCCTGGCAGCGGGCCCGCAAAGCCGGGGCCGGGGCCTCGCCGCTGCTCGACCGCAAACTCAAAGACCAAAAATTGTATGAATAAATCTGCGCTGCTTCTGGCCGGGCTAGCCCTGGCGGGCTGCCACCGCGCCGTTTCCACCAAGTCGGGCTCGCTCACGGCTGGCACCTCTACCGCGGCGGCCACCCTTGCCACGCCGTCGGGCGTGAAGGCCACCAATACCAACTTTCAGTACCTGAGCGGCCGCGGCAAAGTGCATCTCAAAACTAAAGACGCGGAGCAATCGGCCAACTTTGCTCTGCGCGTGCGGCGCGATTCGGCCATCTGGCTCTCGGGCTCGTTGCTGGGTTTTGAGGGGGTAAGGGCCCTGCTCACGCCCGACTCGGTGCGGGTGGTGAATCGCCTCAAGAAAGAGTACTTCGCCGGCGACTATGCCTACCTCAGCCAGCTGCTGAAGGTGCCCGTGACCTACCAGCAGATGCAGGACATCCTGCTCGGCGACTACCAGGAAGCCCCTAAGGGCGCGCTGCCCATAGTAAAAAAGGAAGGTGAGAACCAGTCGGTCACCTACCCAGTGGCCGCCCTCATTCTGGAGCAGCTGGTGAGCGGCGGCGACGGCCGCCTTCAGCAGCTGAAAGTGAGCGAAACCGCCGCCAAGCGCAGCCTCACCGTGGGCTATTCCGACTTCCAGAAGCCCACTGGCACGGAGTTGCCCTTCGCCTTCACCACCACCGTGCTGGGCCAGCAGGAGGGGGTAGCCAGCACCTCGGCCACCCTCAATTACCAGAAAGTAGAAGTCGGCTCCGGCCATCTGGATTTCCCGTTCAGCGTGCCGAAGGGGTATACCAAGCAGACCAAGATTAAGAAGTAGGGTAGGGCTTGTGGACTAGTGCGAATTTTATTTGAGTTAACTTGCTCTGATATAAAGAATTAAAACTTAACGTCAAAGCGCCCGTTGGTGACGCGCAACGTATTGCAGCCACCCGGCTCATACAGCGTAAAGGCAAAGCGACCCGCCGCAATGCGCGCTACCCCATCAAACTTGACCAATTCTACTTGGCCCGTTTTAATGAAATTACCGTCATATATACAACTAGGCCCACCAGAAAATGTATAAAATTGATTAGACCCAGTAGTAAAGGCCATCGAAGGATTAGTGGCAGGTACTATAGCAAACATGAACGTGGGTGGAGCTAATAATTGCCCATTCAGTACCATCGTAATCGAGCGGAAATCACCACTTCTATCGCCATTTGGGTAGAGGCTGGCACCCACAGATAGTCTAGTAGGTAATATCCACTCACCAGAAGTAGATATTGCGTTTGTTATAGTATAAGGCTTTCCATCAACCAAGCAGCCAAAAGTGCCGGCTCCGGTCTGGGTTTCGGGCGGCAGGGTGGCGAGCGGGTCGGGCGGCGGCGGCGGGGTTGGGTCGGGACTTTTATGCTTGCACTGGCTTAGGCCCAGCAGGGCGGCCAGCAGCAGGGGGGTAGGGAATAAGCGCATGGCAAAAAAGAATGTCAGAGTTGGCGAAATAGATTGAGATGAAACAAAAAAGTAGCTAGTAATTCATAAGCTCAAAAAAGAGGAGATAAAAAGGGTGAAAAGAGAAAGGGAATCAGAACCTGACATCAAAGCGCCCGTTGGTGACGCGCAACGTATCGCAGCCACCCGGCTCGTATAGCGTAAAGGCAAAGCTGCCCGCCACAATGCGCGCTACCCCGTCGAATTTTACTAGCTCTACTTGACCCGTTTTAATGAAATTGCCAGAATAGTAGCATTGTATCTTACCGACTGCATCTCCTGTAAACTGATTATAGCCTGGTGAGAAAATTGTATGTGGATTAGCGGAAGGAATAAGTGCAAACGTTTGATTATTCTGCAACTGCCCTTCTAAAATAATATGTGCAGTAAGCTTTTCTGCTGCTGATTGTCCGTTTAAGTTTGTGTCGCTACCTATAACGAAACGAATAGTAGATTGCCAATCCCCTCGCGCAGATGTTGTGAAAGGAGCTGTAAAAGCTTTGCCATTAATAAGGCAGCCAAAGGTGCCGGCCCCGGTCTGGGTTTCGGGCGGTAGGACAGTGAGCGGGTCGGGCGGCGGCGGCGGG
The genomic region above belongs to Hymenobacter psoromatis and contains:
- a CDS encoding DUF4292 domain-containing protein gives rise to the protein MNKSALLLAGLALAGCHRAVSTKSGSLTAGTSTAAATLATPSGVKATNTNFQYLSGRGKVHLKTKDAEQSANFALRVRRDSAIWLSGSLLGFEGVRALLTPDSVRVVNRLKKEYFAGDYAYLSQLLKVPVTYQQMQDILLGDYQEAPKGALPIVKKEGENQSVTYPVAALILEQLVSGGDGRLQQLKVSETAAKRSLTVGYSDFQKPTGTELPFAFTTTVLGQQEGVASTSATLNYQKVEVGSGHLDFPFSVPKGYTKQTKIKK
- a CDS encoding peptidoglycan DD-metalloendopeptidase family protein — translated: MASLPPLLARHRPTFAPILPSCSLAGPGVARLDFTAANPRLSHPERLRDTAVFDALVRDMLTEQQATIGIGGYLENRVIYRRSPHFDDVTAPRSLHLGVDVWVPAGTPVATPLPAVVHSLADNTNFGDYGPTVILQHDLEGVTFFSLYGHLTRTDLPGLAAGQALAAGQVFAHVGPYPENGDWPPHLHCQLIADMQGRWGDFPGVAPASERDYWAELCPDAMLILG
- a CDS encoding tetratricopeptide repeat protein, with the translated sequence MRSFIGSLLMVGALAGPGWAQGIEPGMEGRTPPEVTPAKLTRKERRELAQRVEIEAKKVAARPPLSPKERELSEALYTDGVKYVILEDYPKALERLLKAYTLMPDNAAVNYKLAEANLLSGNLRDATGYAEAAVKLDAKNPYYYLLLAQTQASQKQYEAATATYASLVQQVPNSGSYLFQLADLYLAQNKLPEALATLDKAQQQFGSLDEIAFKKQQIYLRQNNLPLALKEGETLIAANPSEPRFVLAQAEMYAANNRLSDAIRVAEQALHLDPGNPQARLILADVYRQQNQPAEVEKQLRLAFDSPALDVDQEVRILVGYLKQLPDPKIAPLAHDLAIATIRNHPREAKAYNVAADVQLQTGHKKEARNTYLKALQFDKSKFQTWQQVVLLDAELSQTDSLLVHSDRALELFPNQAPLWFYNGVGRLLNKQPQQAVQALEHGRRLAAGNLEQQSQFDAQLGDAYQELKEYAKSDAAYDAALTADPNNYGVLNNYSYYLSLRGEKLDKAKEMAGRTVAKFPDNDTYLDTYAWVLYKQKDYAGARPSLEKAAKTSKDASILEHYGDVLWQLGDHAGAVAAWQRARKAGAGASPLLDRKLKDQKLYE
- the dut gene encoding dUTP diphosphatase — encoded protein: MLTIPVLNSSRHPLPEYQTAHAAGLDLRANLPGGSVQLGPLERALVPTGLSLALPPGYEAQVRPRSGLAYKHGIGIVNSPGTIDADYRGEISVLLVNLSNEEFTVRDGERIAQLVVARHETIAWQPAETLTETARGTGGYGSTGL
- a CDS encoding sugar nucleotidyltransferase, which encodes MKIIVPMAGMGKRMRPHTLTVPKPLIPIAGKPIVQRLVEDIVRVCNEPVDEVAFIIGRFGAAVEKSLKAIAESVGAKCSIYYQDEALGTAHAILCAQDSLHGPLVVAFADTLFKADFKLDSSVPGTIWVQKVDDPRPFGVVKLNEQGQITEFVEKPETFVSDLAIIGIYYFQDGEYLKRELQYLLDNDIKDKGEYQLTNALENMKNKGTVFVPGQVTEWLDCGNKDATVHTNQRYLEYLKERGEKLVADSAKITNSVIIEPVYIGENAVITNSVVGPHVSLSAKAVVEDSRLANSIVQSEATVRHANVANSMIGNSASVTGKPADLSVGDFNTLRV
- a CDS encoding ferredoxin--NADP reductase, yielding MSSYLTLTVVALTPETPDTVTIHLQRPDGQTVPSQPGQFLTLLVPCGTAGGRPERRAYSLSSTSADAPRLSVTVKRVTNGLVSNYLLDNVRVGQQYEALPPLGNFVVQPSPKAARSLVLIGAGSGITPLMSMLKAVLAKEPQSHVLLIYGNRNENSVIFKDQLAQLEASSWGRLQVEHVYSQPLHPTSPHQHTGRLNRTTILRVLEQRHQFPAPQAEYYFCGPEGLMAEAQAALELLQVPASRIRRESFVAAADAAEAGDAHGDSLAGPNDGPVTERTVTIQYEGSEYKLVVPAKTTILDAALDQDIDLPYSCQAGVCTACRGKCLSGKVHLDEREGLSDAELAKGYILTCVAHPLTADVVIEIG
- a CDS encoding threonine ammonia-lyase, translating into MNLITLADLHQAQQRLRGLARRTPLLPFDLPELGGEQVYLKPESLQLIGSFKIRGAGNRLMALTAAERARGVLAYSSGNHAQGVAFAARQLGLRATIVMPTNAPRVKIDATRALGAEVVLYDPAHEKREAVAARLLAGAAAPPVLVPPFDDAYVIAGQGTVGLEIFEDLPAVDLVLTPVGGGGLLGGVAAALKLLKPSVKIIGVEPELAADAQASWRSGRVVEWPAADTNRTLADGVRTLAVSELTLAHLRQYADDIVTVSEAELRAAARRLLLEARLVVEPTAALPLAALLRHRAALPPSQHTVLVLTGGNADPATLAELLAT
- a CDS encoding M3 family oligoendopeptidase produces the protein MVISELDIPAASLATDTARPPRHYLPEEFEVTDWAALEPFFQELEHRAVADAGTLERWLLDRSELESVLSEDLAWRYIRMTCDTQDEGRAEAFQFFVQEVEPRIAPYDHALNEKLLASPHLPALSQARYGVFLRSVRRASEIYREENITLKTEISTKQQQYAATAGAMTVTLDGEELTLPRAADRLKSLSRPVREQAWRAIQDRRLRDSQPLDHLFTELVGLRHQVALNAGFANFRDYMFAALGRFDYTTEDCFDFHAAIAATVVPLISEFDEARRRDLQLLTLRPWDLDVDPSGQPPLHPFQTGAELLEKTVTVFERLDPFLGDCLRTMRQMGHLDLESRKGKAPGGYNYPLDETGVPFIFMNATSSLRDVVTMVHEGGHAVHSFLTRRLPLSADKHPPSEVAELASMSMELMSMDHWDVYFEDPANLRRAKKTHLEGVLETFPWVATIDKFQHWVYEHPAHTEAERHQRWTEIFAEFNQRSVSWSGLEQFRPTLWQKQLHLYEVPFYYVEYAMAQLGAIAVWRNFRQDPAAALAGYQRALALGYTVPIGEVYAAAGIRFDFSTEYLRQLADFVREEMASL